In a genomic window of Desulfonispora thiosulfatigenes DSM 11270:
- a CDS encoding YcxB family protein: MQIEYEITNDDILDFKMHTAENTKSIQQYLYFSRYVVACIFLATPFIINGFRGDSLNKLLPLFTIPFFLWIIFYPVYHKNKYKRFFTKNMEKGKDYKELIGKHSVTVGPKKVIDINTKGESKFKWNEVVKVDKNKQNAFIYTSETKAIIIPARTFENQNSFNEFIKTIKKYFNEAKHK; this comes from the coding sequence ATGCAAATAGAGTATGAAATAACGAATGACGATATACTAGACTTTAAAATGCATACAGCCGAAAATACTAAATCGATACAACAATATTTATATTTTAGTCGCTATGTTGTAGCTTGTATTTTTTTAGCTACTCCTTTTATTATAAATGGATTTAGAGGAGATTCTTTAAATAAATTATTACCTTTATTTACGATACCATTTTTTTTATGGATTATTTTTTATCCTGTTTATCATAAAAACAAGTATAAAAGATTTTTTACAAAAAATATGGAAAAGGGCAAAGATTATAAAGAACTAATTGGAAAACATAGCGTAACAGTTGGCCCCAAAAAGGTAATTGATATAAATACAAAAGGTGAATCTAAATTTAAATGGAATGAAGTTGTTAAAGTAGATAAAAACAAACAGAATGCTTTTATTTATACTTCTGAGACTAAGGCTATTATTATTCCAGCAAGAACATTTGAAAATCAAAATAGTTTTAATGAATTTATAAAGACAATAAAAAAATATTTTAACGAAGCAAAACATAAATGA